A single window of Selenomonas sputigena DNA harbors:
- a CDS encoding pyridoxal phosphate-dependent aminotransferase, with the protein MSTKMAASHTENKVLNDVIFAASGAATAAAKEHGAEKITNATLGAIFGEDEKLACIPTVEKVLRELPIPEIIAYAPVAGLPAYLESVKDIVFGNHRPEGYVEAVATAGGTGAVHHAIENYSEIGEAVLTADWFWGPYNALCQNIGRRLETFQLFDEGLAFNAAAFTAKVEALLEKQDSLLIILNTPAHNPTGYTLSDEDWDAVLATVKAHAKKGKRMSVLVDIAYIEYSGTKEETRGFMEKFAHLPENVFVMFAFSMSKGYTFYGQRTGAIVGLSASRAVIEEFSDVNKFSSRATWSNINRGAMALLATIQQDAALLAAYEKERDALYQIVRSRGALFMKEAQACGLKALPYKAGFFLAVPSEDPQAVADKLHDDLVFAVPLKRGVRIAVCGVATKKIEGLAAKVKKAWDFVGK; encoded by the coding sequence ATGAGCACGAAGATGGCAGCATCGCATACGGAAAACAAGGTTCTGAACGACGTGATTTTTGCCGCGAGCGGCGCGGCGACGGCGGCGGCGAAGGAGCATGGGGCAGAGAAGATCACGAACGCCACGCTGGGTGCGATCTTTGGTGAGGATGAAAAGCTCGCCTGCATACCGACGGTCGAGAAGGTGCTGCGCGAGCTGCCGATTCCCGAAATCATCGCCTATGCGCCCGTCGCGGGTCTGCCTGCATATCTTGAGAGCGTGAAGGACATCGTCTTCGGCAATCATCGGCCGGAAGGCTATGTCGAGGCCGTCGCGACGGCAGGCGGCACGGGCGCCGTCCACCACGCGATCGAAAACTACTCGGAGATCGGCGAAGCCGTGCTCACTGCCGATTGGTTCTGGGGCCCTTACAACGCGCTCTGTCAGAACATCGGGCGGCGCTTGGAGACATTCCAGCTTTTCGACGAGGGGCTCGCCTTCAATGCCGCCGCTTTCACGGCGAAGGTGGAGGCGCTTCTCGAAAAACAGGATTCTCTCCTCATCATCCTCAATACGCCTGCGCACAATCCGACGGGCTATACGCTTTCCGATGAGGATTGGGATGCGGTTCTTGCGACCGTAAAGGCTCATGCGAAGAAGGGCAAGCGCATGAGCGTTCTCGTTGACATCGCCTACATCGAGTACAGCGGCACGAAGGAGGAGACGCGCGGCTTCATGGAGAAGTTCGCGCATCTTCCCGAGAATGTATTCGTCATGTTCGCTTTCAGCATGTCCAAGGGGTATACGTTCTACGGACAGCGCACGGGAGCAATCGTCGGTCTTTCCGCAAGCCGCGCCGTCATTGAGGAATTTTCGGACGTCAACAAGTTTTCGAGCCGTGCGACATGGTCGAACATCAATCGCGGCGCGATGGCGCTCCTGGCAACGATTCAGCAGGATGCGGCGCTTCTCGCCGCGTACGAGAAGGAGCGTGATGCGCTCTATCAGATCGTGCGCTCGCGCGGTGCGCTCTTCATGAAGGAGGCGCAGGCCTGCGGACTCAAGGCTCTGCCGTACAAGGCGGGATTCTTCCTCGCCGTGCCTTCGGAAGATCCGCAGGCTGTGGCGGACAAGCTGCATGACGATCTCGTCTTCGCCGTTCCCTTGAAGCGCGGCGTGCGCATCGCCGTCTGCGGTGTCGCCACGAAGAAGATCGAGGGGCTTGCCGCGAAGGTCAAGAAGGCATGGGATTTCGTGGGCAAGTGA
- a CDS encoding aspartate kinase — protein sequence MALIVKKFGGSSVATTEKIKAVARRVLDGMKPEDKVVVVVSAMGDTTDDLIELARGIDKNPYHYAREMDMLLTTGEQVSIALLAMAFCSMGHKAVSLTGAMVGMGTNSVHTKGRIVGIEPKRVEEALNEGNIVVVAGFQGADSFGDPVTLGRGGSDTSAVALAGALAADSCEIFTDVDGIYSADPRLVQGARKMQEITYDEMLEMARLGAGVMQPRSVEMGKHFGIPIHVRSTFTEKTGTMIREAYTMEEKDFEIRGLAHDDKVAKLAVMGVPNQPGVAHSLFSALADANVSVDMIVQSVRNIEHNVTDMVFTVAVDDLETAREIVEDVKKKLNAVSVLVEENVAKVSIVGVGMLGNPGIAARMFGALQKANVNIDIISTSEISISCLITKDKLKEAANAIHDEFFPRD from the coding sequence ATGGCTCTGATCGTAAAGAAGTTTGGCGGCAGCTCGGTTGCCACTACGGAAAAAATCAAAGCGGTGGCGCGGCGTGTCCTCGATGGCATGAAGCCCGAGGACAAGGTCGTCGTCGTCGTCTCCGCCATGGGAGACACGACCGATGATCTCATCGAGCTGGCGCGCGGCATAGACAAGAATCCGTACCATTATGCGCGTGAGATGGATATGCTGTTGACGACGGGCGAGCAAGTTTCCATCGCGCTCTTGGCGATGGCGTTCTGCTCGATGGGGCATAAGGCGGTCTCTTTGACGGGCGCGATGGTCGGCATGGGCACGAACTCCGTGCATACGAAAGGACGCATCGTAGGTATAGAGCCGAAGCGCGTCGAGGAAGCGCTCAATGAGGGAAATATCGTCGTCGTTGCAGGATTCCAGGGCGCTGACTCCTTCGGTGATCCCGTGACGCTCGGACGCGGCGGCTCAGATACCTCGGCTGTGGCTCTTGCGGGTGCTCTCGCTGCGGACAGCTGCGAGATCTTCACGGATGTGGACGGCATTTACTCTGCCGACCCGCGCCTCGTCCAAGGTGCACGCAAGATGCAGGAGATTACTTACGACGAGATGTTGGAGATGGCGCGCCTTGGCGCGGGCGTCATGCAGCCGCGCTCCGTGGAGATGGGTAAGCACTTCGGCATTCCCATCCATGTACGCTCGACGTTTACCGAGAAAACCGGCACGATGATCAGGGAGGCTTATACAATGGAAGAGAAGGATTTTGAAATCAGGGGGCTGGCACACGACGACAAGGTGGCAAAACTTGCCGTCATGGGTGTGCCGAACCAGCCGGGCGTCGCACATTCCCTCTTTTCTGCGCTCGCTGACGCCAATGTGAGCGTGGACATGATCGTGCAGAGCGTGCGGAACATCGAGCATAACGTGACGGACATGGTCTTCACGGTCGCCGTCGACGATCTCGAAACGGCGCGTGAGATCGTCGAGGACGTCAAGAAGAAGCTCAACGCCGTGTCGGTTCTCGTCGAGGAGAACGTCGCGAAGGTTTCCATCGTCGGCGTCGGCATGCTCGGCAACCCCGGCATCGCGGCGCGCATGTTCGGCGCCCTGCAGAAGGCAAACGTCAACATCGACATCATCAGCACGTCGGAAATCAGCATTTCCTGCTTGATCACGAAGGACAAGCTCAAGGAAGCGGCGAACGCGATCCACGACGAGTTCTTTCCGCGCGATTGA
- a CDS encoding RluA family pseudouridine synthase, with protein MGKTRLIVPEGLTCMALREFLQKECGFSTTLWKKLRRSGTFSLNGLPANAARTRIKSGDELCWHLAEESRIASENIPLDILYEDAALLIVNKPAGMLVHPTGGEYSHTLANAVLFHYEAHGEKHAFHPVHRLDRQTSGLVLIAKEAHVQHLLSAHNAIERIYLAVIEGKLPEPCGTIAAPIARRPGSIIERMVSPAGKCAVTHYETLAERGGLSLLALRLATGRTHQIRVHLAHLAHPLLGDDLYGGRTDRIARQALHAHHLHLRHPSSSEEITVQAPLPADMSAFFPEICSNFSLFTKDS; from the coding sequence ATGGGAAAGACGCGGCTTATCGTGCCGGAAGGACTGACTTGTATGGCGCTTCGGGAGTTTCTGCAAAAGGAGTGCGGCTTCTCCACGACGCTCTGGAAGAAACTGCGGCGTTCGGGCACGTTCTCGCTGAACGGCCTCCCCGCCAACGCCGCACGAACCCGCATCAAAAGTGGCGATGAACTTTGCTGGCATCTGGCGGAAGAGAGCCGCATCGCGTCCGAAAACATTCCGCTCGACATTCTCTATGAGGACGCAGCTCTTCTCATCGTCAACAAGCCTGCAGGCATGCTCGTTCATCCGACGGGTGGTGAGTACAGTCATACACTCGCCAACGCCGTGCTCTTTCACTACGAAGCGCACGGCGAAAAGCACGCCTTTCATCCCGTGCACCGCCTCGACCGCCAGACGAGCGGACTCGTGCTCATCGCCAAGGAGGCGCACGTGCAGCACCTCTTGTCCGCACATAATGCAATCGAGCGCATCTACCTCGCCGTCATCGAAGGCAAACTGCCCGAGCCTTGCGGCACGATCGCCGCGCCCATCGCGCGCCGCCCCGGCAGCATCATCGAGCGCATGGTTTCCCCTGCGGGAAAATGCGCCGTCACGCACTATGAAACGCTTGCAGAGCGCGGCGGGCTTTCGCTGCTCGCGCTTCGCCTGGCGACGGGACGCACGCATCAGATCCGCGTCCACCTCGCGCACCTCGCTCATCCGCTCCTCGGCGATGACCTCTACGGCGGCAGAACGGATCGCATCGCCCGTCAAGCGCTGCACGCCCATCACCTGCACCTTCGTCACCCGTCGAGCAGCGAAGAAATCACTGTACAGGCGCCTCTGCCTGCAGATATGTCCGCCTTTTTTCCCGAAATCTGCAGTAATTTTTCTCTTTTCACGAAAGATTCATGA
- the fba gene encoding class II fructose-1,6-bisphosphate aldolase: MPLIGTKEMFKKAHEGGYAIGAFNVNNMEIVQGITEAAAAVKSPIILQASAGARKYAKPAYLKHLVQAALECEDLPIALHLDHGPDFETCKSCIDDGFTSVMIDGSHLSFKENIELTKRVVEYAHAHGVVVEGELGQLAGIEDDVKVAAEDAHYTRPEEVEEFVSSTGVDSLAIAIGTSHGAFKFKPEQCTKNAQGVLVPPELRFDILAEIEKRLPGFPIVLHGASSVIPKYVKIINDNGGNLADAVGIPEDQLRKAAKSAVCKINIDSDLRLAMTAGIREHFKQHPEHFDPRQYIAPGRDYIRELVEHKIKEVLGSDGKAAEVMALLK; the protein is encoded by the coding sequence ATGCCACTCATCGGAACAAAAGAAATGTTCAAGAAAGCCCACGAGGGCGGCTACGCCATCGGCGCTTTCAACGTCAACAACATGGAGATTGTTCAGGGCATCACCGAAGCGGCGGCGGCTGTGAAGTCTCCCATCATCCTGCAGGCTTCCGCCGGTGCGCGAAAGTATGCGAAGCCCGCCTACCTCAAGCACCTCGTGCAGGCTGCGCTCGAATGCGAGGATCTGCCCATCGCCCTGCATCTCGACCACGGCCCGGATTTCGAGACGTGCAAGTCCTGTATCGACGACGGCTTCACCTCCGTCATGATCGACGGCTCGCACCTGAGCTTCAAGGAGAACATCGAACTTACGAAGCGCGTCGTCGAGTATGCCCATGCGCATGGCGTCGTCGTTGAGGGTGAGCTTGGACAGCTCGCGGGCATCGAGGACGATGTGAAAGTTGCCGCTGAAGATGCGCACTACACGCGTCCCGAAGAGGTCGAGGAATTCGTCTCGAGCACGGGTGTCGACTCCCTCGCGATCGCCATCGGCACGAGCCACGGCGCCTTCAAGTTCAAGCCCGAGCAGTGCACGAAGAATGCCCAGGGCGTGCTCGTGCCGCCCGAACTGCGCTTCGACATCCTCGCTGAGATTGAGAAGCGCCTGCCGGGCTTCCCCATCGTACTGCACGGCGCCTCGTCCGTCATTCCCAAGTACGTCAAGATCATCAACGACAACGGCGGCAACCTCGCCGATGCCGTAGGCATTCCCGAGGATCAGCTGAGGAAGGCGGCGAAGTCGGCGGTCTGCAAGATCAACATCGACTCCGACCTGCGCCTCGCCATGACGGCGGGCATCCGCGAGCACTTCAAGCAGCATCCCGAGCACTTCGATCCGCGCCAGTACATCGCGCCGGGACGCGACTACATCCGCGAACTCGTCGAGCACAAGATCAAGGAAGTCCTCGGCTCCGACGGCAAGGCCGCAGAGGTCATGGCGCTCTTGAAGTAA
- a CDS encoding fructose bisphosphate aldolase, which translates to MNQEQLNRMTSGKGFIAALDQSGGSTPKALKAYGVDESAYSNDEEMFTRVHEMRTRIIKSPSFTKEQILAAILFENTMDRKIDDLYTADYLWDKKGIVPILKVDKGLAAEKDGVQLMKPIDGLSALLDRAVERHIFGTKMRSVIKEANKDGIKAVIEQQFAVGKEIIAKGLVPILEPEVDIHCAKKEEAEAIMLEEIKANVAKLPAADKIMLKVTIPTKENLYEELMKDPHVVRIVALSGGYPQDEANEKLAKNRGLIASFSRALAQDLRASQSDAEFDKVLKTAVDGIYKASIT; encoded by the coding sequence ATGAATCAAGAGCAGCTCAATCGCATGACCAGCGGCAAGGGTTTCATCGCCGCCCTCGACCAGAGCGGCGGTTCGACACCGAAAGCGCTGAAGGCTTACGGCGTCGATGAGAGCGCCTATTCCAACGACGAGGAGATGTTCACGCGCGTTCATGAGATGCGCACGCGCATCATCAAAAGCCCCTCGTTCACAAAGGAGCAGATTCTCGCGGCCATCCTCTTCGAAAACACGATGGATCGCAAGATCGACGACCTCTATACGGCGGACTACCTTTGGGATAAGAAAGGCATCGTGCCGATTTTGAAGGTTGACAAGGGACTCGCCGCCGAGAAGGACGGCGTACAGCTCATGAAGCCCATCGACGGACTCTCCGCCCTCCTCGACCGCGCCGTAGAGCGCCATATCTTTGGCACGAAGATGCGCTCTGTCATCAAGGAGGCGAACAAAGATGGCATCAAGGCTGTCATCGAGCAGCAGTTCGCCGTCGGCAAGGAAATCATCGCCAAGGGACTCGTCCCCATCCTAGAGCCGGAGGTCGACATCCATTGCGCCAAGAAGGAAGAAGCGGAAGCCATCATGCTCGAAGAAATCAAGGCGAACGTGGCGAAGCTTCCCGCTGCCGACAAGATCATGCTCAAAGTCACGATTCCGACGAAGGAAAATCTCTATGAAGAACTCATGAAGGATCCGCACGTCGTGCGCATCGTCGCTTTGAGCGGCGGTTACCCGCAGGATGAGGCCAATGAGAAACTTGCCAAGAATCGCGGCCTCATCGCCAGCTTCTCACGCGCCCTCGCCCAGGATCTTCGCGCAAGCCAGAGTGACGCCGAGTTTGACAAGGTTTTGAAGACCGCTGTCGACGGCATCTATAAGGCCTCCATCACCTGA
- a CDS encoding polysaccharide deacetylase family protein, with protein MHTSKKKILAIILSLFVLLLAAAYLCSTSFQGGVPVLNYHQINDRDHNALTLSTPEFEAQMQYLAENGYHPITPNELADHLENGTPLPEKPILLTFDDGYIDNYKNAYPILQKYGLKGSIFIITDYLNVYPNYLTWEICQEMQDSGIIDIECHTMTHVALSELSSAEELQHEAVDSKKAIESHLNKKVTSIAYPCGAYNDEVQRVVREAGYRTAFTVNYGLDHPGDDQYALNRIPIFGSNSHSFLRFKLRLLFTPIFSRLQNVRAELLSGGHDTCARFIPTP; from the coding sequence ATGCATACTTCAAAGAAAAAAATTCTTGCCATCATACTTTCGCTCTTCGTCTTGCTCCTCGCTGCAGCGTACCTATGCTCAACCAGCTTCCAAGGCGGCGTTCCCGTTCTCAACTATCACCAGATCAACGACCGTGACCACAACGCCCTGACGTTGAGTACGCCCGAGTTCGAAGCGCAGATGCAGTATCTCGCCGAAAACGGCTACCATCCCATCACGCCGAACGAACTTGCCGATCACCTCGAAAACGGCACCCCTCTGCCCGAAAAGCCCATCCTCCTCACCTTCGACGACGGCTATATCGACAATTACAAGAACGCCTACCCTATCCTGCAAAAATACGGGCTTAAAGGTTCCATCTTCATCATCACGGACTATCTGAACGTCTATCCGAACTATCTCACATGGGAAATCTGCCAAGAAATGCAGGACTCGGGCATCATCGACATCGAGTGCCACACGATGACCCATGTCGCGCTCAGCGAGCTTTCCTCTGCTGAAGAGTTGCAGCACGAAGCCGTCGACTCCAAGAAAGCGATTGAATCGCACCTCAATAAAAAGGTCACTTCCATCGCCTACCCCTGCGGCGCTTACAATGACGAAGTGCAGCGTGTCGTAAGGGAAGCCGGCTACCGCACGGCGTTCACCGTCAACTACGGGCTCGACCATCCCGGCGACGACCAATATGCGCTCAACCGCATACCAATCTTTGGCTCCAACTCCCACTCCTTCCTGCGCTTCAAGCTGCGCCTCCTCTTCACTCCAATCTTCTCCCGCCTGCAAAACGTGCGCGCGGAACTTCTAAGCGGTGGTCACGATACCTGTGCACGCTTCATTCCTACACCCTGA
- the lgt gene encoding prolipoprotein diacylglyceryl transferase, giving the protein MHQYLFFIGDFPVRAYGLILSLSIILATGVAYFLAKQDGRYHSHIVDMGIYCGIAGLLGARLWDVFFFDWDYYQNHLTELLNVWQGGMAIQGGVLLGAIVGILYTRRHGIDTWALADIVAPAIILGQALGRSANLLNGDAFGAPTGSSFGILYPETTLAFHTYGSQPLWPAEIWECQLDVFIFALLLIFRATNHAKGQAFALYIMLYSAARFFLEYLRGDYNELVLGLFKSAQMTSLVAFAIALAFFLWLGFKKHTAEPPKKKNRKRTART; this is encoded by the coding sequence ATGCACCAATACTTGTTCTTCATCGGCGACTTTCCCGTGCGCGCTTACGGGCTGATCCTAAGCCTCAGCATCATCCTGGCAACGGGCGTCGCCTACTTCCTCGCCAAACAGGACGGGCGCTACCACAGTCACATCGTCGACATGGGCATTTACTGCGGCATTGCGGGGCTCTTAGGCGCACGGCTCTGGGACGTCTTCTTCTTCGATTGGGATTACTACCAAAACCACCTGACGGAGCTTTTGAACGTCTGGCAGGGCGGCATGGCGATCCAGGGCGGCGTGCTGCTCGGCGCCATCGTCGGCATCCTCTACACGCGCCGTCACGGCATCGACACGTGGGCGCTCGCCGACATCGTAGCGCCTGCCATCATCCTCGGACAAGCGCTCGGCCGCTCGGCCAATCTTCTGAACGGCGATGCCTTCGGCGCACCAACCGGCTCCTCTTTCGGCATCCTCTATCCCGAGACGACGCTCGCCTTCCATACCTACGGCAGCCAGCCCCTGTGGCCGGCGGAAATCTGGGAATGCCAGCTTGACGTCTTCATCTTCGCACTTCTCCTCATCTTTCGCGCGACGAATCATGCGAAGGGACAGGCATTCGCCCTCTACATCATGCTCTACTCCGCCGCACGCTTCTTCCTCGAATACCTGCGCGGCGACTACAACGAACTCGTCCTTGGCCTGTTCAAATCCGCACAGATGACGAGTCTCGTCGCCTTTGCCATCGCACTCGCATTCTTCCTCTGGCTCGGCTTCAAAAAGCATACGGCAGAACCGCCGAAGAAGAAAAATCGCAAACGCACCGCTCGCACATGA
- a CDS encoding deoxyribonuclease IV gives MQKTNHTLQIGCHLSSAGGYLAMGKAAVNLDANVFAFFTRNPRGGRAKPLDMDDVRAFCKYREEHGIGTLVAHAPYTMNACAAKDTLRAFAREAMVDDLARLEHIPNTLYNFHPGSHVQQGAEKGIELIADLLNDVLNPAQKTIVLLETMAGKGTEVGRSFEEIAAIIERVDCKERLGVCLDTCHVWDAGYDIANDLDGVLEEFDRAIGLSRLHAVHLNDSLNVRAARKDRHARIGEGEIGLEALTRVIRHPKIRHLPFILETPNDDAGYAREIALLRERSE, from the coding sequence ATGCAAAAGACAAACCATACGCTTCAAATCGGCTGTCATCTCTCGTCCGCCGGTGGCTATCTCGCCATGGGAAAGGCCGCAGTGAACCTCGATGCCAACGTCTTCGCCTTCTTCACACGCAACCCGCGCGGCGGCAGGGCGAAGCCACTCGACATGGACGACGTACGCGCCTTCTGCAAATATCGCGAAGAGCACGGCATCGGCACGCTCGTCGCCCATGCACCCTATACAATGAACGCCTGCGCCGCCAAGGATACTCTACGCGCCTTCGCACGCGAGGCGATGGTAGATGACCTCGCACGTCTCGAACATATCCCGAACACGCTCTACAACTTCCACCCCGGCAGCCATGTACAGCAGGGCGCAGAAAAAGGCATCGAGCTTATCGCAGACCTTTTGAACGACGTCCTCAATCCGGCGCAGAAGACGATCGTGCTCCTGGAGACCATGGCGGGCAAGGGAACGGAGGTCGGGCGCAGCTTCGAGGAAATCGCCGCCATCATCGAGCGCGTAGACTGCAAGGAACGGCTCGGCGTCTGTCTCGACACCTGCCATGTCTGGGATGCAGGATATGACATCGCAAACGATCTCGACGGCGTACTTGAAGAATTCGACCGTGCAATCGGCCTCTCCCGCCTCCATGCCGTCCATCTCAACGACAGCCTCAACGTCCGTGCTGCCCGCAAGGATCGCCATGCACGCATCGGCGAGGGAGAAATCGGGCTCGAAGCCCTGACGCGCGTCATCCGTCACCCGAAGATTCGCCATCTGCCTTTCATCTTGGAAACACCGAACGACGATGCAGGATATGCAAGAGAGATTGCCCTGCTCAGGGAGCGCTCTGAATAA
- a CDS encoding amidohydrolase: protein MSAIENIEVYIEEEFQWFHRHPELSYEEVETTKRIRASLERAGIRILKLPLSTGIVAEVGEGEPVVALRADIDALPIEEQTDLPYRSENEGRMHACGHDFHTASVLGAALLLKKREMELKGRVRLFFQPAEEAPGGAKVLMEAGALRDVQAIFGLHASPLLTVGTVGISEGAVTAAVDRFVFRFIGKGTHAAHPQRGIDPIPLAAGFIQAVQTVVARNLHPFSAGLVSVTHVAAGNTWNVIPEEALVEGTTRSMDGEERALIRKRVCALAEGLAQAHGAEVVTDWYEGPPATANDAFWTSFSKRVAEACDLQIVPAPKSLGGEDFAFYQENVPGCFVLVGTGLSAAIHNPSFRVDPAALAPTAHYLAELVQGALIQSAP from the coding sequence ATGTCAGCTATCGAAAACATCGAAGTATATATCGAGGAAGAATTTCAGTGGTTTCACCGCCATCCGGAGCTTTCTTATGAAGAAGTGGAAACGACGAAGCGTATCCGCGCCTCCTTGGAACGTGCGGGCATACGCATTCTCAAATTGCCGCTTTCGACAGGAATTGTTGCGGAAGTGGGCGAGGGTGAGCCTGTCGTTGCCTTGCGTGCCGATATCGACGCCCTGCCCATCGAAGAGCAGACGGATTTGCCGTACCGCTCGGAGAATGAGGGACGCATGCACGCCTGCGGGCATGATTTTCATACAGCATCCGTTCTCGGTGCGGCGCTTCTGCTCAAAAAGCGCGAGATGGAGCTGAAGGGGCGCGTGCGCCTGTTCTTCCAGCCAGCAGAGGAGGCGCCGGGCGGGGCTAAGGTACTCATGGAGGCAGGAGCCCTGCGCGATGTACAGGCAATTTTCGGACTTCACGCGTCGCCCCTTTTGACGGTTGGCACGGTTGGCATATCGGAAGGTGCTGTCACGGCGGCAGTCGACCGCTTCGTATTTCGCTTCATCGGCAAGGGGACGCATGCCGCGCATCCGCAGCGCGGCATCGATCCGATTCCTTTGGCGGCGGGATTCATCCAAGCGGTGCAGACCGTCGTCGCGCGCAACCTTCATCCGTTTTCGGCAGGGCTTGTGAGCGTCACGCATGTCGCCGCGGGCAATACGTGGAACGTCATCCCTGAAGAAGCGCTCGTCGAAGGAACGACGCGCAGCATGGATGGAGAAGAACGCGCCTTGATTCGTAAGCGCGTCTGTGCTTTGGCTGAAGGTCTGGCACAGGCGCATGGCGCTGAGGTGGTGACGGATTGGTACGAAGGGCCGCCGGCGACGGCGAACGATGCCTTCTGGACATCGTTTTCCAAGCGGGTGGCAGAGGCGTGCGATTTGCAGATTGTGCCTGCTCCGAAATCTTTGGGCGGCGAGGATTTTGCCTTCTATCAGGAGAACGTGCCAGGCTGTTTCGTGCTGGTTGGAACGGGATTGTCCGCTGCCATCCACAATCCGAGCTTTCGCGTAGACCCCGCTGCGCTCGCGCCGACGGCGCATTATCTAGCGGAACTTGTGCAAGGGGCGCTTATTCAGAGCGCTCCCTGA
- a CDS encoding MazG nucleotide pyrophosphohydrolase domain-containing protein, with protein sequence MTYVERLQDIVRTLRSEHGCPWDRKQTHESIKPGCIEEAVEVLCGINILKETGRAENLREELGDLLLQVIFHAQLAEEEGLFTLEDVAKAAAEKMVRRHPHVFGKPVKDASGKPLTEWKEIKAWEKCGREWEEDYLPGAFAEAVQLLQKAKERKKLQ encoded by the coding sequence ATGACATACGTTGAGCGATTGCAGGATATTGTGCGTACGCTGCGCTCCGAACATGGCTGCCCATGGGATCGGAAGCAGACGCATGAGAGCATCAAGCCAGGCTGCATAGAGGAAGCAGTCGAGGTGCTCTGCGGCATCAATATCCTGAAGGAGACGGGAAGGGCGGAAAACCTGCGTGAGGAGCTTGGAGACCTTCTGCTGCAAGTGATCTTTCATGCGCAGCTTGCCGAAGAAGAGGGACTGTTCACGTTGGAGGATGTGGCAAAGGCTGCCGCAGAGAAGATGGTGCGCCGCCATCCGCACGTGTTCGGCAAACCGGTCAAGGATGCGTCAGGCAAGCCGCTGACGGAATGGAAGGAAATCAAGGCGTGGGAGAAGTGCGGTCGAGAGTGGGAAGAGGACTACCTACCCGGCGCCTTTGCGGAAGCCGTGCAGCTTTTGCAGAAGGCGAAGGAGCGCAAGAAATTGCAGTAG
- a CDS encoding nitroreductase family protein, which produces MSFLDLAKKRYSCRKLSAQPVEEEKLQKILEAGNLAPTAHNNQPLHIWLLESAEAMEKVSQTTSFIFGAPVAFVVGSKADDAWVRPFDKKNFADVDASIAATHMMLAIEDLGLGTTWVAHFDAPKLKEFFPEMADYELVAIFPVGYPAEDAAPSPRHAERVGVEKLADRL; this is translated from the coding sequence ATGTCGTTTCTTGATTTGGCGAAAAAGCGCTATTCTTGCCGCAAGCTTTCGGCGCAGCCCGTGGAGGAGGAGAAGCTGCAAAAGATTTTGGAGGCGGGGAATCTAGCGCCGACCGCCCACAACAATCAGCCGCTTCATATCTGGCTTCTTGAGAGCGCTGAGGCGATGGAGAAGGTTTCACAGACGACATCCTTCATCTTCGGCGCACCCGTCGCCTTTGTTGTGGGCAGCAAGGCGGATGATGCTTGGGTACGTCCCTTTGACAAGAAAAACTTCGCCGATGTCGATGCGAGCATTGCGGCGACACATATGATGCTGGCGATTGAAGACTTGGGACTTGGGACGACGTGGGTAGCGCATTTCGATGCGCCGAAGCTCAAGGAGTTTTTCCCCGAGATGGCGGATTATGAGCTTGTGGCGATCTTCCCTGTCGGCTATCCTGCCGAGGATGCTGCGCCCTCGCCGCGTCATGCCGAGCGTGTGGGTGTAGAGAAGCTTGCCGATCGGCTTTGA